A section of the Actinomycetota bacterium genome encodes:
- the dnaG gene encoding DNA primase, with protein sequence MAGRIRDQDIEEVRRKAGLIEIASEYMQVRKAGSARFKALCPFHQEKTPSFSLEAARGLYYCFGCNKGGDVINLVMELESLTFVEAVERLAEKVGVRLSYEQQSAADRQAAGRKQRLIAAHREAVAFYHALLMDPPEAKAAREYLKGRGLSKETVAAFSLGWAPARWDDLCRHLAKKRFTEPELIEAGLALRSERGSLIDRFRGRVMFPTFDVAGEPVAFGGRVLDDSTPKYLNTADTPIFHKGRVLYGLNWAKKAVATAGRIVVVEGYTDVIALHQAEITEVVASNGTALTADHFSLIGRFAPRAVLAFDSDRAGNAAAERAFDAALASGLDVRVLILPAGKDPADLVTAQGGDAFREITKTAVPIVEYRLLREIERFDLSDSEGRTRAVRAGIPILVRIRDEVMRRDYTSRLAEWTRLDASVVFLEVGRATGDPTARAAPNIRRTSAQVRLERDLLKLALQYPASIEAHLDGVDPDMLSVPTHRAIWREVAAGGDASTIVERLDEEGRGLVAKLVNDPIDYDLDGDGRPPQAHVDEVVNRLKDFALRRLIVEKKDQLQKLNPIENEEEYRKRYAELIALEGESKRVSGVLGEEPW encoded by the coding sequence ATGGCCGGACGCATCCGCGATCAAGACATCGAAGAGGTTCGACGCAAGGCGGGCCTCATCGAGATCGCGTCCGAGTACATGCAGGTCCGCAAGGCCGGCTCGGCTCGGTTCAAGGCGCTGTGCCCGTTCCATCAGGAGAAGACCCCGTCGTTCTCGCTCGAAGCAGCTCGCGGCCTTTACTACTGCTTCGGATGCAATAAAGGCGGCGACGTCATAAATCTCGTCATGGAGCTCGAGAGCCTCACGTTCGTCGAAGCGGTCGAGCGCCTCGCCGAGAAGGTCGGGGTCCGCCTCTCCTACGAGCAGCAGTCGGCGGCGGACCGGCAGGCGGCGGGGCGCAAGCAGCGTCTCATCGCCGCCCACCGCGAGGCGGTCGCGTTCTACCACGCCCTTCTCATGGATCCGCCCGAGGCCAAGGCCGCGCGCGAGTACCTCAAGGGCCGCGGTCTGTCGAAGGAGACGGTTGCCGCGTTCTCGCTCGGCTGGGCGCCGGCGCGCTGGGACGACCTCTGCCGACACCTCGCGAAGAAGCGCTTCACCGAGCCCGAGCTGATCGAGGCAGGGCTGGCCCTGCGTTCCGAGCGCGGCAGCCTGATCGACCGTTTTCGCGGCCGCGTGATGTTCCCGACCTTCGACGTCGCCGGCGAGCCGGTGGCTTTCGGCGGGCGGGTGCTCGACGACTCGACCCCTAAGTACCTCAACACGGCGGACACGCCTATCTTCCACAAAGGACGCGTGCTCTACGGGCTCAACTGGGCCAAGAAGGCGGTGGCCACGGCCGGCCGGATCGTCGTCGTCGAAGGGTACACGGACGTGATCGCGCTCCATCAGGCGGAGATAACGGAGGTCGTCGCCTCGAACGGCACGGCGCTGACCGCCGATCACTTCTCCCTGATCGGCCGGTTCGCGCCCAGGGCCGTGCTGGCCTTCGACTCCGACCGAGCGGGCAACGCGGCCGCCGAGCGCGCGTTCGACGCCGCGCTGGCGTCCGGCTTGGACGTGCGCGTGCTGATCCTTCCCGCCGGGAAGGATCCCGCCGACCTCGTCACCGCGCAGGGAGGCGACGCCTTCCGAGAGATAACCAAGACCGCGGTGCCGATCGTCGAGTACCGACTTCTGCGCGAGATCGAGCGATTCGACCTTTCCGACTCGGAAGGACGCACCCGGGCGGTTCGCGCAGGGATCCCGATCCTGGTTCGCATCCGCGACGAGGTGATGCGGCGCGACTACACGAGCCGCCTCGCGGAATGGACGAGGCTCGACGCCTCGGTCGTGTTCCTCGAAGTGGGTCGCGCGACCGGGGACCCGACCGCGCGCGCCGCGCCGAACATCCGAAGGACGAGCGCGCAAGTGCGTTTGGAGCGCGACCTTTTGAAACTCGCGCTACAGTACCCGGCGTCGATCGAAGCGCATCTGGATGGTGTGGATCCCGACATGCTTTCGGTGCCGACCCATCGAGCGATCTGGCGAGAAGTGGCCGCCGGAGGCGATGCGTCCACGATCGTCGAGCGGCTTGATGAGGAGGGACGCGGGCTGGTGGCGAAGCTCGTGAACGATCCGATCGATTACGACCTCGACGGCGACGGTCGTCCACCGCAGGCGCACGTCGACGAAGTCGTCAACCGCCTGAAGGATTTCGCTTTGCGCCGTCTCATCGTGGAGAAGAAGGATCAGCTTCAGAAGCTGAACCCCATCGAGAACGAAGAGGAGTATCGCAAGCGTTACGCGGAACTCATCGCCCTCGAGGGAGAGAGCAAGCGCGTGAGCGGCGTACTGGGCGAGGAGCCGTGGTGA
- a CDS encoding deoxyguanosinetriphosphate triphosphohydrolase, with protein MEGSDVVTISEETEGIERQILQPGATLAAETKGRERPEERDPLRTDFQRDRDRIVHCKAFRRLKHKTQVFLAPIGDHYRVRLTHTLEVSQVARTIARALRLNEDLTEAIALGHDLGHTPFGHIGEGVLSKSLGRRFKHAEQSLRVVEVLEYGGRGLNLTWEVRDGIVNHTWAQPTPATLEAMCVRFADRIAYVNHDLDDAVRAGIIGPADIPADVERVLGRSHSQRIATLVGGVVDQSRGTSQVKMTPEILDAMDALRSFLFERVYLTPKLGTHRERAERVIGELFAYYREHPDDLPEEYRAIEGDVPARVADFVAGMTDGYAIRTHAVLTGEPGAEAAWHDREDED; from the coding sequence GTGGAAGGTTCGGACGTGGTCACGATCAGCGAGGAGACCGAGGGCATCGAGCGGCAGATCCTGCAGCCCGGTGCAACCCTCGCCGCCGAGACCAAGGGCCGCGAGCGCCCCGAGGAGCGAGACCCGCTCCGGACCGATTTCCAGCGCGACCGCGACCGGATCGTGCACTGCAAAGCCTTCCGGCGCCTCAAGCACAAGACCCAGGTCTTCCTCGCGCCGATCGGCGACCACTATCGCGTCCGGCTCACCCACACGCTGGAGGTCTCTCAGGTGGCCCGCACCATCGCCCGGGCGCTTCGGCTCAACGAGGACCTGACCGAGGCGATCGCCCTCGGCCACGACCTCGGCCACACGCCGTTCGGCCACATCGGCGAGGGCGTTCTCTCTAAGTCGCTCGGCCGCCGCTTCAAGCACGCCGAGCAGTCGCTGCGGGTCGTCGAGGTGCTCGAGTACGGGGGCCGCGGCTTGAACCTGACCTGGGAGGTCCGCGACGGGATCGTGAACCACACCTGGGCTCAGCCGACGCCGGCGACGCTCGAGGCGATGTGCGTGCGGTTCGCCGACCGTATCGCCTACGTGAACCACGACCTCGACGACGCAGTCCGAGCCGGGATCATCGGGCCCGCCGACATCCCGGCCGACGTCGAGCGCGTCCTCGGCCGGAGCCACTCGCAGCGGATCGCGACGCTCGTCGGCGGCGTGGTGGATCAGAGCCGCGGGACCTCCCAGGTGAAGATGACTCCCGAGATCCTCGACGCGATGGACGCGTTGCGCAGCTTCTTGTTCGAGCGCGTGTACCTGACGCCGAAGCTCGGGACGCATCGCGAGCGAGCCGAGCGAGTGATCGGCGAGCTGTTCGCCTACTATCGCGAGCATCCGGATGACCTCCCCGAGGAGTACCGCGCGATCGAGGGAGACGTGCCCGCCCGCGTGGCCGACTTCGTGGCAGGCATGACCGACGGCTACGCGATCCGCACGCATGCGGTGCTCACCGGGGAACCGGGCGCCGAGGCGGCGTGGCACGACCGCGAGGACGAGGACTGA